A genomic region of Pogona vitticeps strain Pit_001003342236 chromosome 15, PviZW2.1, whole genome shotgun sequence contains the following coding sequences:
- the LOC144584893 gene encoding splicing factor 3B subunit 2-like, which yields MAAEGPSEPPKSGEMPLPGYAAWSPHELQAKLAEIGAPTQGSREELVERLQTYTLQTGIVLNRPALRGDDGDKPAPPPMPGQLPGMPLPPPPMGMPPMQPPPPPPPPGMGLNFPMGVGPPPPPPGMGPPLRMQSVDPSALPEEERLKLAQQQSAMLIQQEE from the exons ATGGCGGCGGAGGGGCCCTCCGAGCCCCCCAAGTCCGGGGAGATGCCGTTGCCGGGATACGCGGCCTGGTCTCCCCATGAGCTGCAGGCCAAGCTGGCCGAGATCGGGGCGCCCACGCAAG gtagCCGTGAGGAGCTGGTGGAACGTTTGCAAACGTACACGCTTCAG acGGGGATAGTGCTGAACAGACCCGCTCTGCGGGGAGATGATGGAGACAAGCCCGCCCCACCTCCGATGCCAGGACAG CTCCCTGGAATGCCTCTGCCCCCGCCCCCGATGGGCATGCCCCCGATGCAGCCACCTCCACCCCCGCCTCCCCCTGGCATGGGCCTCAACTTCCCGATGGGCGTAGGACCCCCTCCGCCACCACCTGGCATGGGCCCGCCCCTCCGCATGCAGTCGGTGGATCCTTCCGCGTTGCCCGAGGAAGAGCGGTTGAAGCTGGCCCAGCAGCAGTCCGCCATGTTGATCCAGCAGGAGGAATGA